In one Drosophila albomicans strain 15112-1751.03 chromosome X, ASM965048v2, whole genome shotgun sequence genomic region, the following are encoded:
- the LOC117574175 gene encoding thymosin beta: MASPAPALKDLPKVAENLKSQLEGFNTEQLKNASTQEKIILPTAEDVAAEKTQKSIIEGITAFDQTNLKHTETNEKNPLPDKEAIEQEKEKNEFIAGIENFDAKKLKHTETNEKNVLPTKEVIEAEKQA, translated from the exons ATGGCTTCCCCAGCACCAGCACTCAAGGATTTGCCAAAGGTGGCCGAGAACCTGAAGAGCCAACTGGAGGGCTTCAATACGGAGCAACTGAAGAATGCCAGCACCCAGGAGAAGATCATTTTGCCCACCGCCGAAG ATGTGGCTGCTGAGAAGACCCAAAAGTCCATTATCGAGGGTATCACCGCATTCGATCAGACCAATTTGAAGCATACGGAGACGAATGAGAAGAATCCATTGCCCGATAAAGAAG CAATTGagcaggagaaggagaagaatgAGTTTATTGCCGGCATCGAGAATTTTGATGCGAAAAAATTGAAGCACACCGAGACCAACGAGAAGAACGTGCTGCCAACCAAGGAGGTCATTGAGGCCGAGAAGCAGGCCTAA